In Marisediminicola antarctica, one DNA window encodes the following:
- a CDS encoding AI-2E family transporter yields the protein MIFGRRRARAVTPARGFVEASDGRMRVDEAVPVGVRIAGAWAWRLLVIAGVIAIFVFLVVQLRLIVVPLMVAVLLAALLVPFVTFLQRHRWPKWLAITVAEVGILAIVSALVYLVVVQVRDGFPALQERTIEAVGTFREFLLTSPLQLTDSQLTDYLGQAVQSIQDNSAVFVTGALSVGSTAGHVLIGILLVLFANLILLIDGGGIWGWVVRLFPRNARAAVNGSGIAGWTTLTRFVRVQVFVAAVDAVGIGGIALILQLPLAIPIAVAVFLGSFIPIVGAVLTGTIAVFIALVYQGPVIALIMLAGVLLVQQIEGHVLQPLVMGAVVKVHPLAVVLAVGAGGFLAGIPGALFAVPIVATVNTMAAYVSSGAWRETPYSDPNAKDVTRNA from the coding sequence GTGATATTCGGCAGGCGGAGGGCGCGCGCGGTGACGCCCGCGCGCGGATTCGTCGAGGCTTCTGACGGACGGATGAGGGTCGACGAGGCGGTTCCGGTCGGCGTGCGCATCGCCGGGGCGTGGGCCTGGCGTCTACTTGTGATCGCCGGGGTCATCGCAATCTTCGTGTTTCTCGTCGTGCAGCTGCGACTGATCGTCGTCCCGCTTATGGTCGCCGTACTGCTCGCAGCCCTCCTCGTGCCCTTTGTGACGTTTCTGCAGCGGCACCGCTGGCCCAAATGGCTAGCCATCACCGTCGCCGAGGTGGGAATTCTCGCGATCGTCTCGGCCCTGGTCTACCTTGTTGTCGTTCAGGTCAGGGACGGCTTCCCCGCGCTTCAGGAGCGCACGATCGAGGCCGTCGGTACGTTCCGTGAGTTCCTCCTCACTTCTCCGTTGCAGCTCACCGACTCGCAGCTCACCGACTACCTCGGACAGGCCGTGCAGTCGATCCAAGACAACAGTGCCGTCTTCGTCACGGGGGCGCTCTCGGTCGGGTCCACGGCGGGACACGTGCTGATCGGCATCCTGCTTGTTCTGTTCGCGAACCTCATTTTGCTCATTGACGGCGGGGGAATCTGGGGCTGGGTCGTGAGGCTCTTCCCTCGCAACGCTCGCGCGGCGGTCAACGGCTCCGGGATCGCGGGCTGGACGACCCTCACCCGGTTCGTCCGCGTGCAGGTCTTCGTCGCCGCCGTCGATGCCGTCGGCATCGGCGGCATCGCACTCATCCTGCAGCTGCCGCTCGCGATTCCTATCGCCGTCGCAGTCTTCCTCGGCTCGTTCATCCCCATCGTTGGTGCCGTGCTCACCGGAACCATCGCCGTCTTCATCGCACTCGTCTACCAGGGCCCGGTCATCGCGCTCATCATGCTCGCGGGCGTGCTGCTCGTGCAGCAGATCGAGGGTCACGTGCTGCAGCCGCTCGTGATGGGGGCAGTTGTCAAGGTGCATCCGCTCGCCGTCGTACTCGCGGTGGGGGCTGGCGGGTTCCTCGCCGGCATCCCCGGAGCCCTCTTCGCAGTGCCCATCGTTGCAACGGTGAACACGATGGCGGCGTACGTGTCGAGCGGAGCGTGGAGGGAAACCCCGTACTCTGATCCGAATGCGAAGGATGTCACGCGGAATG